The stretch of DNA GTTGTGTTGCATTGTTTCCCATTGAGATCAATGCTTTCTGCCAATTGAAGTGGCTTTATGCACTATATTTTTGCATCAGATACCTGTTGGATCAGCATGAGAGTTACCCATAGATCACACTACACGTCTCCCAGCACACGCTAAGAAATGACCGGTACTGtttgtagggagctctgcacactcCAGTTGTATCCGGGTCCATTGCATGATGTTGTGATACAATGTACCAACATGTGCTTAACCGCTACACTGCAGCCACTGAGACCTGTGCATCGCCATACCTGGCTGCAGCGCCAGTACTGTGTACGCTGCTTAGTGGGCCTGCTCCTTTCAGGCACCCTGAGTGTAGGGATGATAAGATTCGGGGTTTTGGTTACTCTTATAGGCTTTCATGGGACCATCCTCTTACAAACCAGGATTCCACTTATTACTTTCCCctgtaaatctggtcacctttTCCATGCCCCATAGACTTAACACGTGTAGCGCTGGGGACAGTACACTTACCCCCATTACTTACAGGGGATACAAGCAATATCTAACCGCTATCTTACATTCCTTCTGCGATAAGACATCATGGTCACTGAGAGTAACAGTTTGTATTATGTTGTCCCTTCAGCTAAGATGGTCACTCAGATCCCCTGGGAGATGCGGGAGGAGCTGTTGGCCGGAGTGAGATACCTGAAGAGTCTGATCAGCAATTCCCAGCAGCTGGACCTGCACAAGGTGGAGACCTTCGAGGAGAAGCTGGCTGAGGTCTTGTGCAAGAGATACACAGGGCACTGGTACCCAGAAACCCCGATGAAAGGGCAAGCGTACAGGTAACTCCCATTTCCACCCTCTCACCTCCTACTGTGTCACCATCTGCAGATAACTTCATCAAATGGTGCAATTTGTTAGCACCCCACTTAGCCCAGGGATCATTTATATTGGTCATGTAGCATAATCATTTCAATATGTCTGTGTAGATGTTTCTTTTGCCCATCTCTGTGCTAGAGGAGCCTGTGACATATTGAAAGTACATCACGTTGGGATTTGTAATCTGACACAATGTTACTTCCATGGCTGTACAGTATTTTCAGGGAAGTATGATTACTATTCATTTCTGGCATCTCAATATCCAAAGCATGTTTTAGGGTGAGAATGGATTTAATTTTTCAGCGTTGCAATGGTTCCATGAAGGCTCGAATTCATAAtgagatgggggtgggggaggctggggatgtgggggcgggggaggctggggatgggggggctggggatgctggggatgtAGGGGCGGGGGAGGCTGGAGATGTAGGGGCGGGGGAGGTGTAGGGGAGGCTGgagatgtgggggtgggggaggctggAGATGTGGTGGaggcagagatgtgggagaggggggatgtgttgggtgttggagtgggggtggggggaagcttGGGATGTAGGGGTGGGGGAAGCTGgagatgtgggggagggggagtggaggggggatgtgttgggtgggggagtggagatgtgggggtggggggaagcttgggatgtaggggtggggaggctggagaTGTGGGTTGGGGAAgtggaggtggggtgggggaggctgGAGATGTGGGgtggggaagtggagggggtgtggggtggggaagtggagggggtgtgggggaggggagatgtggggatgtggggatgggggaggctggggatgtaggggtgggggaggctggagatgtgtgtgtaggtcagtgggggagtggaggggataTGTGGGGGAGACTGGAGATGtgggatggggagaggaggggggatctgggggtgggggaggatggAGACgtggggcagtggaggggagatgtggtggtgggggaggatggaggggagatatgggggtgagggagtggggggtgtaTAGAAACGGGTGCACTTTGGTACCCAGACTTTACACTAGCTGGAAGACTTTCAATGTTCCTCTGATACAACATCCCCATATCCTTTCGTGCAGTGACTCGGTACGGACGTGTGCCCCTACGTTATATTACAATACTATATATGGTATTAGAGGGATTACGAGCCATTTTATGTGTGTTCTTACGGAAATGATTTCTTGGTAGATGGTGTAAGGTTGAAACATGCTTTGCCAGTACTTTTTAGGGTAAGCTTAATATGTGGCTTCCTCATCCTTCAGGTGTATCCGAATCAATAGGCAGCAGGAAGATGAAAGCTTACTCGAAGCCTGTGCCCAAAGTGGCCTGAAGTACTCTGACCTGCCACTGCCCAAGGAGATGACCATGTGGATTGACCCCTATGAAGTTTGCTGTCGGTGAGTTATCACATTACATTTTGTTTTTGCCTCTGTTAACATACCTTAGGAGAGAAAATTCAATGGCCCATAATGCCCCTTTGTCACTCTGCATTGTGAGTGGTTATCGGTCTGAgatgtccctgtgtattatatcCTATAACTGGAGAACCATGCTTGATGAACTTTAGTTTTCTTCTGTCTCGGTGATACTATGGTCCATCTCTGTTCAATTCCGCTCAACATATGTATAATTGAGTCCACAAAGAGATGTTTGTAATACAATGTCTAATTTATTCCCAGGATGGGAGAGAACAATCCGTACTACACCGTGGCAAGCTTTGATTCCAAGAAACGTCGCAATTTAGAGGAGAACCCTGCGCAGGTCGACTCTAGTTACTCTTCCACCACGATCACCGTCTCTTCCCATGAAAGTCATGTCACCAGCTCTGACTCTCGCTTCCCAAGTTCTTCCAAAACCATTTCCTGCAGCAGTGCGTTAGATCTCCCCCGCACCTCCTCAGACAGCGGCTGGGCTTCATCAAGCATCAGCTCTTCGGATGAGAGGTCCACACACAGCCCCTCAGATTCAACATCTTCCAGTTTCATGGGGGATGATTTTGACAGCGGAATGGAGACATTGGTTTTAAGAATGCCAGAGAGCAGCTACGCTGTTGCCACCCAAACCCCTACCTCAAGTCCCTCACTGGATGAGTTCCACGACATCTGCTGGAGTCCCACTCAGGAGTGCCTAACACAGGTAAGGTCTCATTAGTGCTTTATATCCAGAATATGCGCAGAAATAAACATACATGGAGATTCTACATGATGACGCGTTGTCACTAGACTATATCAAGTTCGTTTATATCATTCTATCCAATTGGTTCAAGTCCTGCACGTTTTCCTTCCATTATTCTGGAAACCATTCCCCCCGCTGACCTTTCTCTGCAGCCAAATAGATAAATCTATCCACCTAAAATGATAGGACCCAATGACCACCAAGACACCATCTGACCTCATGACTATTTAACCATGCAGTAGAAAGAAAAAGAACAATGTTCTATGGATCGGTGCTATCAATATATGGTTAAAGAATCTCAATATATATTGTAGCAGTGTAGAGCTTGCTTGAAGAAAGGATACTATTTGTATCATAGTGTCTGGTACATTAAGTGCTCAGAGTATGAGAAGGGTAAATATCAATGTCCTGGTTGATAATACAGGTAGGGGCTGTTGGGTGCAGCCCTTAACTGGTTCTCTTCCAATTTGGACACCCTCCCTAGAGCTTAAAAACCCCGCACAGTAGATAATACTTAAATGTCCAGCACAATAGCTCAAACTTTGGTCACAGGTGTATGGCAGTAAAGTATCAGTGCTCACATTGAGTGAAGTCCTTGCTCATGTGCGTGCCTCACATGATGAGTTAAATACAAAAAAATCCAAtaaggaaaaaacggagcacagcaaaaaagcaGCAAAGGAGGCTACAATACTGGAACTAAGTTTAAAACCATGACAGCATGGCATACAGAAGGTAActgcactctaacgcgtttcacgcctagtttggcgcttcgtcagagtgTGAAATGAGTTAGAGTGCAGTTACCTTCTGTATGCCATGCGGTCATGGTTTTAATCTTAGTTCCAGTATTGTAGCCTCCTTTGCTGCTTTTCTGCTATGCTCCGTTTTTTCCTTCTTATTGGATTTCCTGTATTTAACCATATAATCGCCAATAAGGAGGAAGCAGGCACAATCCGTTCAATCAAATGTGTGAAATGATACAATGTCTTAAACATTCAAGATGGCGGGAAGAGATGACGTACTCAAGGAAGCTCTCGAAATGTCTCTGGTTTTTTTTAGGTCCTCTGGCCATTATTCTTACGTTACTGTTTTCTTTTTTCAGACCGTAACCCCCACTTTCATCACCCCGTCCCCTCTTTGGATCCCCGCCTGGAGAGTACCCGAGTTCTACTCTAATATCAGCTGGAACCCCCAGCAGAGCACCTGGCGCCAGGAACGACTGGCGTTTAATGAGGAAGGGCAGGGGCACCGCTCCGGGAACTAGAGGCATATAATCTTAACATTTGGAAGGAGGGGAACATACATTTAGGAGCAGGCTTCCGGATACGGGTGTAATGGTACGGGATGAAAGAAGTCTTGTTCTACCACAGCAGAAAATGGGCAATGTTCCTCATATTCAGTGGTCAATGTGTGATGTTACTAGGCTTGGGGGTAATGAGTGATGTTACTAGGCTAGGGGGTAATGAGTACCGGTACTTTTTTCTAATTTAAAAACCAGAAGTACCATTTTATTAATTGACTCATTAGGAACACCTCTATTTTTAATTTCAACCCAAGAATACCAGTGTTTCTCTGCTGAGTAACAACATTTTTAGTTACAAACCAGGAGTATCTTTCATTTTCCAACCAGGAGTACCACATTTTCTATTTAAAGTCCTTCAGCTCGTATTCAAATAAAAGGCATCAGGGGAATAATAGATAtacaagagatatatttataatgCAGCTGTTAATGTTTTAGGGTGGATATGGCACAGACCATTCACAACGGTGGTCCAAATAGCCAAGTACCAACATAAAACCGGTTAAGAAGTTATACACAGTACCACTATTTTCTGGCACTTCAACTACAGATCAAATCCCATCTGTCGTGCCTCTACATATAGGAGACTAGTTAGTGGATACACACTCGTGTTTGTAGAAATAAAGCCAGTTTCATTTTCTCAGGGACTCATTCTTGTGATAAATACTCAGCGTTTTATCATGCATGACGTATTTGTATAGAAAATGCTCTTTCGCCGGACAGGAGAATCGTGATTAATGCTTAAATCACGTGTGTAATCAGGCATGAAACAATGCATCGCCCGCTTATCTCACACGGCTCGTTAATGATTTGACTAAGAGCAAAATGTTACAGTTATCCCAAAGATTGTCAGGTTCTCAGGGAATTCCCTTTCTCAGGtgtctcaagacacacacacacacacaccacacaccgcacactacacaccacacacaccataaaCACACTAGATTTTATTGAATAGATTTAGAATATTTATTTGATGGTACGTGTTGAATTTCGGATTACacggttttttttaattttatttttagctTTTGCACGATTTGTGATGCGTTTTGTCTattttgtttaaaatatattgcTTTTAACATGTTTTTATAAAGATGTGCACGCttcaattttttattaaaatcttcACATGGTTTGCTATCAATATCCCTCGCTGCCATTTTTGTGAgaaaaaaatcaaacaaacaaatatTAGCGGGTTCCCCCCACATTGTGACATTGTTCAGTCTCCCGGCTCCAAATCTGGGACAAAAAGGAGAAGTGGGGACTGCGTAAgagggagagatacatgggggggagtgagagagaggaagagggtgggggggaaagggttgGGGGTaatggagagggggaaagagaggggtaaATACATAGAGAGgggaaagtgagagggggagagagtgggaagcGTGAGAGTGAAAAGGGGATGAGAAatagtgggagggggagaaagagaaggtgtGGTGTAAGTGAAAGAAAGGGGGTGGGTCCACATGGGGGCCCTATTGGAgcctgtagtcctgggcccctgaGAAGCTGTTGGCTGCCCTGTTTGCATGGATCCTGGTGTGAAGTACAAAGACTGATATAACCCATTAATACCCAAGGAGGAAGTTTAGAGAGTGACAGGGTTACAAAGGGTCTCCTACCTCTAACTATGCCAGTCAAGAAGATGTTAAAAGATTTATTAGTCATTTGCTGGTAAATTTCCCCATATTACACAGACGTTATTTCTCACACGCCCGGGCAATCGCAAAAGGAATCGCTGACATGCGGTGTAAAACTTTGCGTTTACGACGCACACATCTCTTATTAGTGTGGGTGGGAACGTTAAAATA from Ascaphus truei isolate aAscTru1 chromosome 6, aAscTru1.hap1, whole genome shotgun sequence encodes:
- the LOC142498172 gene encoding uncharacterized protein LOC142498172; the protein is MREELLAGVRYLKSLISNSQQLDLHKVETFEEKLAEVLCKRYTGHWYPETPMKGQAYRCIRINRQQEDESLLEACAQSGLKYSDLPLPKEMTMWIDPYEVCCRMGENNPYYTVASFDSKKRRNLEENPAQVDSSYSSTTITVSSHESHVTSSDSRFPSSSKTISCSSALDLPRTSSDSGWASSSISSSDERSTHSPSDSTSSSFMGDDFDSGMETLVLRMPESSYAVATQTPTSSPSLDEFHDICWSPTQECLTQTVTPTFITPSPLWIPAWRVPEFYSNISWNPQQSTWRQERLAFNEEGQGHRSGN